A window from Callithrix jacchus isolate 240 chromosome 17, calJac240_pri, whole genome shotgun sequence encodes these proteins:
- the TNK2 gene encoding activated CDC42 kinase 1 isoform X28, translated as MGERAAYQRLAGGEEGSQRLGGGSMQPEEGTGWLLELLSEVQLQQYFLRLRDDLNVTRLSHFEYVKNEDLEKIGMGRPGQRRLWEAVKRRKALCKRKSWMSKVFSGKRPEAEFPPQHSQSTFRKTSPIPGVPAGEGPLQSLTCLIGEKDLRLLEKLGDGSFGVVRRGEWDAPSGKTVSVAVKCLKPDVLSQPEAMDDFIREVNAMHSLDHRNLIRLYGVVLIPPMKMVTELAPLGSLLDRLRKHQGHFLLGTLSRYAVQVAEGMGYLESKRFIHRDLAARNLLLATRDLVKIGDFGLMRALPQNDDHYVMQEHRKVPFAWCAPESLKTRTFSHASDTWMFGVTLWEMFTYGQEPWIGLNGSQILHKIDKEGERLPRPEDCPQDIYNVMVQCWAHKPEDRPTFVALRDFLLEAHPTDMRALQDFEEPDKLHIQMNDVITVIEGRAENYWWRGQNTRTLCVGPFPRNVVTSVAGLSAQDISQPLQNSFIHTGHGDSDPRHCWGFPDRIDELYLGNPMDPPDLLSVELSTSRPTQHLGRVKREPPPRPPQPAFFTQKPTYDPVSEDQDPLSSDFKRLGLRKSGLPRGLWLAKPSARVPGTKAGRGSGAEVTLIDFGEEPVVPALRPYTPSLAQLAMDACSLLDKTPPQSPTRALPRPLHPTPVVDWDARPLPPPPAYDDVAQDEDDFEARLPPPLEDNLFLLPQGGGKPPSSAQTEEIFQALQQECMRQLQVPAGSTAPSPSPGGDDKPQVPPRVPIPPRPTRPHLDLSPASSGEEETGRWPGPASPPRVPPREPLSPPGSRTPSPLVPPGSSPLPPRLSSSPGKTMPTTQSFASDPKYATPQVIQAPGPRASPCILPIVRDGKKVSSTHYYLLPERPSYLERYQRFLREAQSPEEPAPLPVPLLLPPPSTPAPAAPTATVRPMPQAALDPKANFSTNNSNPGARPPAPRATARPPQRGCAGDGPEAGRLADKVQMATVHGVTTEECQAALQSHGWSVQRAAQYLKVEQLFGLGLRPRGECHKVLEMFDWNLEQAGCHLLGSWGPAHHKR; from the exons AGGCTCGGAGGCGGCAGCATGCAGCCAGAGGAGGGCACAGGCTGGCTGCTGGAGCTGCTGTCCGAGGTGCAGCTGCAACAGTACTTCCTGCGGCTCCGAGACGACCTCAACGTCACCCGGCTGTCCCACTTTGAGTATGTCAAGAATGAGGACCTGGAGAAGATTGGCATGGGCCGGCCTG GCCAGCGGCGGCTGTGGGAGGccgtgaagaggaggaaggcctTATGCAAACGGAAGTCGTGGATGAGCAAG GTGTTCAGTGGAAAGCGACCAGAGGCTGAGTTCCCCCCTCAACACTCTCAGAGCACCTTCCGGAAGACCTCGCCCATCCCTGGGGTCCCAGCAGGGGAGGGGCCCCTGCAGAGCCTCACCTGCCTCATTGGGGAGAAGGACCTGCGCCTCCTGGAGAAGCTGGGCGATGGCTCTTTTGGCGTTGTGCGCAGAGGCGAGTGGGACGCGCCCTCAGGGAAGACG GTGAGTGTGGCTGTGAAGTGCCTGAAGCCCGATGTGCTGAGCCAGCCAGAAGCCATGGACGACTTCATCCGGGAGGTCAACGCCATGCACTCGCTGGACCACCGAAACCTCATTCGCCTCTATGGGGTGGTGCTCATACCACCCATGAAGATG GTGACAGAGCTGGCACCTCTGGGATCGCTGTTGGACCGGCTACGTAAGCACCAGGGCCACTTCCTCCTGGGGACTCTGAGCCGCTACGCTGTGCAGGTGGCTGAGGGCATGGGCTACCTGGAGTCCAAGCGCTTTATTCACCGTGACCTGGCTGCCCGCAATCTGCTGTTGGCTACCCGCGACCTGGTCAAGATCGGGGACTTTGGGCTGATGCGAGCGCTGCCCCAGAATGACGACCATTACGTCATGCAGGAACATCGCAAGGTGCCCTTCGCCTG GTGTGCCCCTGAGAGCCTGAAGACACGTACCTTCTCCCATGCCAGCGACACCTGGATGTTCGGGGTGACACTGTGGGAGATGTTCACCTACGGCCAGGAGCCCTGGATCGGCCTCAATGGCAGTCAG ATCCTGCATAAGATTGACAAGGAGGGGGAGCGGCTGCCTCGGCCCGAGGACTGCCCCCAGGACATCTACAATGTCATGGTCCAGTGCTGGGCTCACAAGCCAGAGGACAGACCTACGTTTGTGGCTCTGCGGGACTTCCTGCTGGAG GCCCATCCCACTGACATGCGGGCCCTTCAGGACTTTGAGGAGCCGGACAAGCTGCACATCCAGATGAATGACGTCATCACTGTCATCGAGGGAAG GGCCGAGAACTACTGGTGGCGTGGTCAGAACACGCGGACGCTGTGTGTGGGGCCTTTCCCTCGCAACGTGGTGACCTCCGTGGCTGGCCTGTCCGCCCAGGACATCAGCCAACCCCTGCAGAACAGCTTCATCCACACGGGGCATGGTGACAGCGACCCCCGCCACTGCTGGGGCTTCCCAGACAGGATCGATGA GCTGTATCTGGGAAACCCCATGGACCCCCCGGACCTGCTGAGCGTGGAACTGAGCACCTCCCGGCCCACCCAGCATCTAGGAAGGGTGAAAA GGGAGCCTCCAcctcgcccacctcagcctgccttCTTCACTCAGA AACCAACCTATGACCCTGTGAGCGAGGACCAAGACCCCCTGTCCAGTGACTTCAAGAGGCTGGGCCTTCGGAAGTCAGGCCTGCCCCGAGGGCTGTGGCTGGCAAAGCCCTCAGCGAGGGTGCCAGGCACCAAGGCCGGCCGAGGCAGCGGGGCTGAGGTCACGCTCATCGACTTCGGTGAGGAGCCCGTGGTCCCGGCCCTGCGGCCCTACACACCCTCCCTGGCGCAGCTGGCCATGGATGCCTGCTCTTTGCTAGACAAGACCCCGCCTCAGAGCCCCACGAGGGCGCTGCCCCGGCCCCTGCATCCCACGCCTGTGGTGGACTGGGACGCACGCCCGCTGCCACCCCCGCCTGCTTATGACGATGTGGCCCAGGATGAGGATGACTTTGAG GCACGGCTGCCCCCTCCCCTGGAGGACAACCTGTTCCTCCTGCCCCAGGGTGGGGGCAAGCCGCCCAGCTCTGCGCAGACCGAGGAGATCTTCCAGGCTCTGCAGCAGGAGTGCATGCGGCAGCTGCAGGTTCCGGCCGGATCCAcggccccctcccccagcccggGGGGTGACGACAAGCCCCAGGTGCCCCCTAGGGTGCCCATCCCCCCTCGGCCAACGCGCCCGCACCTCGACTTGTCTCCAGCCTCCTCAGGCGAGGAGGAGACCGGCCGGTGGCCTGGACCTGCCTCCCCTCCCCGAGTGCCTCCCCGGGAGCCCCTGTCCCCTCCAGGCTCGAGGACACCCAGCCCCCTGGTACCACCTGGCAGCTCCCCACTGCCGCCCCGGCTCTCAAGCTCACCCGGGAAGACCATGCCTACCACCCAAAGCTTCGCCTCAGACCCCAAGTACGCCACCCCTCAGGTGATCCAGGCGCCTGGCCCACGGGCCAGTCCCTGCATCCTGCCCATCGTCCGGGATGGCAAGAAGGTCAGCAGCACCCACTATTACTTGCTGCCTGAGCGCCCGTCCTACCTGGAGCGCTACCAGCGCTTCCTGCGTGAGGCCCAGAGCCCCGAGGAGCCAGCCCCCCTGCCTGTGCCCCTGCTGCTGCCCCCACCCAGcaccccagcccctgctgccccCACGGCCACCGTTCGGCCGATGCCCCAGGCTGCCTTGGACCCCAAAGCCAACTTCTCCACCAACAACAGCAACCCAGGGGCCCGGCCACCAGCCCCGAGGGCCACTGCTCGGCCGCCACAGCGGGGCTGCGCTGGGGATGGGCCAGAGGCGGGCCGGCTGGCAGACAAGGTCCAGATG GCCACGGTGCATGGGGTGACCACAGAGGAGTGCCAGGCGGCCCTGCAGAGCCACGGCTGGAGCGTGCAGAGGGCTGCCCAGTATCTGAAG GTGGAGCAGCTCTTCGGGCTGGGTCTGCGGCCCAGAGGGGAGTGCCACAAAGTGCTGGAGATGTTCGACTGGAACCTCGAGCAGGCCGGTTGCCACCTTCTGGGCTCCTGGGGCCCTGCCCACCACAA gcgcTGA
- the TNK2 gene encoding activated CDC42 kinase 1 isoform X1 yields the protein MGERAAYQRLAGGEEGSQRLGGGSMQPEEGTGWLLELLSEVQLQQYFLRLRDDLNVTRLSHFEYVKNEDLEKIGMGRPGQRRLWEAVKRRKALCKRKSWMSKVFSGKRPEAEFPPQHSQSTFRKTSPIPGVPAGEGPLQSLTCLIGEKDLRLLEKLGDGSFGVVRRGEWDAPSGKTVSVAVKCLKPDVLSQPEAMDDFIREVNAMHSLDHRNLIRLYGVVLIPPMKMVTELAPLGSLLDRLRKHQGHFLLGTLSRYAVQVAEGMGYLESKRFIHRDLAARNLLLATRDLVKIGDFGLMRALPQNDDHYVMQEHRKVPFAWCAPESLKTRTFSHASDTWMFGVTLWEMFTYGQEPWIGLNGSQILHKIDKEGERLPRPEDCPQDIYNVMVQCWAHKPEDRPTFVALRDFLLEAHPTDMRALQDFEEPDKLHIQMNDVITVIEGRAENYWWRGQNTRTLCVGPFPRNVVTSVAGLSAQDISQPLQNSFIHTGHGDSDPRHCWGFPDRIDELYLGNPMDPPDLLSVELSTSRPTQHLGRVKREPPPRPPQPAFFTQKPTYDPVSEDQDPLSSDFKRLGLRKSGLPRGLWLAKPSARVPGTKAGRGSGAEVTLIDFGEEPVVPALRPYTPSLAQLAMDACSLLDKTPPQSPTRALPRPLHPTPVVDWDARPLPPPPAYDDVAQDEDDFEVCSINSSLVGTGVPAGPSQGETNYAFVPEQARLPPPLEDNLFLLPQGGGKPPSSAQTEEIFQALQQECMRQLQVPAGSTAPSPSPGGDDKPQVPPRVPIPPRPTRPHLDLSPASSGEEETGRWPGPASPPRVPPREPLSPPGSRTPSPLVPPGSSPLPPRLSSSPGKTMPTTQSFASDPKYATPQVIQAPGPRASPCILPIVRDGKKVSSTHYYLLPERPSYLERYQRFLREAQSPEEPAPLPVPLLLPPPSTPAPAAPTATVRPMPQAALDPKANFSTNNSNPGARPPAPRATARPPQRGCAGDGPEAGRLADKVQMLQATVHGVTTEECQAALQSHGWSVQRAAQYLKVEQLFGLGLRPRGECHKVLEMFDWNLEQAGCHLLGSWGPAHHKRSSLLLPRLECNGVISAHRNLRLLGSGNSPASAS from the exons AGGCTCGGAGGCGGCAGCATGCAGCCAGAGGAGGGCACAGGCTGGCTGCTGGAGCTGCTGTCCGAGGTGCAGCTGCAACAGTACTTCCTGCGGCTCCGAGACGACCTCAACGTCACCCGGCTGTCCCACTTTGAGTATGTCAAGAATGAGGACCTGGAGAAGATTGGCATGGGCCGGCCTG GCCAGCGGCGGCTGTGGGAGGccgtgaagaggaggaaggcctTATGCAAACGGAAGTCGTGGATGAGCAAG GTGTTCAGTGGAAAGCGACCAGAGGCTGAGTTCCCCCCTCAACACTCTCAGAGCACCTTCCGGAAGACCTCGCCCATCCCTGGGGTCCCAGCAGGGGAGGGGCCCCTGCAGAGCCTCACCTGCCTCATTGGGGAGAAGGACCTGCGCCTCCTGGAGAAGCTGGGCGATGGCTCTTTTGGCGTTGTGCGCAGAGGCGAGTGGGACGCGCCCTCAGGGAAGACG GTGAGTGTGGCTGTGAAGTGCCTGAAGCCCGATGTGCTGAGCCAGCCAGAAGCCATGGACGACTTCATCCGGGAGGTCAACGCCATGCACTCGCTGGACCACCGAAACCTCATTCGCCTCTATGGGGTGGTGCTCATACCACCCATGAAGATG GTGACAGAGCTGGCACCTCTGGGATCGCTGTTGGACCGGCTACGTAAGCACCAGGGCCACTTCCTCCTGGGGACTCTGAGCCGCTACGCTGTGCAGGTGGCTGAGGGCATGGGCTACCTGGAGTCCAAGCGCTTTATTCACCGTGACCTGGCTGCCCGCAATCTGCTGTTGGCTACCCGCGACCTGGTCAAGATCGGGGACTTTGGGCTGATGCGAGCGCTGCCCCAGAATGACGACCATTACGTCATGCAGGAACATCGCAAGGTGCCCTTCGCCTG GTGTGCCCCTGAGAGCCTGAAGACACGTACCTTCTCCCATGCCAGCGACACCTGGATGTTCGGGGTGACACTGTGGGAGATGTTCACCTACGGCCAGGAGCCCTGGATCGGCCTCAATGGCAGTCAG ATCCTGCATAAGATTGACAAGGAGGGGGAGCGGCTGCCTCGGCCCGAGGACTGCCCCCAGGACATCTACAATGTCATGGTCCAGTGCTGGGCTCACAAGCCAGAGGACAGACCTACGTTTGTGGCTCTGCGGGACTTCCTGCTGGAG GCCCATCCCACTGACATGCGGGCCCTTCAGGACTTTGAGGAGCCGGACAAGCTGCACATCCAGATGAATGACGTCATCACTGTCATCGAGGGAAG GGCCGAGAACTACTGGTGGCGTGGTCAGAACACGCGGACGCTGTGTGTGGGGCCTTTCCCTCGCAACGTGGTGACCTCCGTGGCTGGCCTGTCCGCCCAGGACATCAGCCAACCCCTGCAGAACAGCTTCATCCACACGGGGCATGGTGACAGCGACCCCCGCCACTGCTGGGGCTTCCCAGACAGGATCGATGA GCTGTATCTGGGAAACCCCATGGACCCCCCGGACCTGCTGAGCGTGGAACTGAGCACCTCCCGGCCCACCCAGCATCTAGGAAGGGTGAAAA GGGAGCCTCCAcctcgcccacctcagcctgccttCTTCACTCAGA AACCAACCTATGACCCTGTGAGCGAGGACCAAGACCCCCTGTCCAGTGACTTCAAGAGGCTGGGCCTTCGGAAGTCAGGCCTGCCCCGAGGGCTGTGGCTGGCAAAGCCCTCAGCGAGGGTGCCAGGCACCAAGGCCGGCCGAGGCAGCGGGGCTGAGGTCACGCTCATCGACTTCGGTGAGGAGCCCGTGGTCCCGGCCCTGCGGCCCTACACACCCTCCCTGGCGCAGCTGGCCATGGATGCCTGCTCTTTGCTAGACAAGACCCCGCCTCAGAGCCCCACGAGGGCGCTGCCCCGGCCCCTGCATCCCACGCCTGTGGTGGACTGGGACGCACGCCCGCTGCCACCCCCGCCTGCTTATGACGATGTGGCCCAGGATGAGGATGACTTTGAGGTCTGCTCCATCAACAGCAGCCTGGTGGGCACAGGGGTCCCTGCTGGACCCAGCCAGGGCGAGACCAACTACGCCTTTGTGCCTGAACAGGCACGGCTGCCCCCTCCCCTGGAGGACAACCTGTTCCTCCTGCCCCAGGGTGGGGGCAAGCCGCCCAGCTCTGCGCAGACCGAGGAGATCTTCCAGGCTCTGCAGCAGGAGTGCATGCGGCAGCTGCAGGTTCCGGCCGGATCCAcggccccctcccccagcccggGGGGTGACGACAAGCCCCAGGTGCCCCCTAGGGTGCCCATCCCCCCTCGGCCAACGCGCCCGCACCTCGACTTGTCTCCAGCCTCCTCAGGCGAGGAGGAGACCGGCCGGTGGCCTGGACCTGCCTCCCCTCCCCGAGTGCCTCCCCGGGAGCCCCTGTCCCCTCCAGGCTCGAGGACACCCAGCCCCCTGGTACCACCTGGCAGCTCCCCACTGCCGCCCCGGCTCTCAAGCTCACCCGGGAAGACCATGCCTACCACCCAAAGCTTCGCCTCAGACCCCAAGTACGCCACCCCTCAGGTGATCCAGGCGCCTGGCCCACGGGCCAGTCCCTGCATCCTGCCCATCGTCCGGGATGGCAAGAAGGTCAGCAGCACCCACTATTACTTGCTGCCTGAGCGCCCGTCCTACCTGGAGCGCTACCAGCGCTTCCTGCGTGAGGCCCAGAGCCCCGAGGAGCCAGCCCCCCTGCCTGTGCCCCTGCTGCTGCCCCCACCCAGcaccccagcccctgctgccccCACGGCCACCGTTCGGCCGATGCCCCAGGCTGCCTTGGACCCCAAAGCCAACTTCTCCACCAACAACAGCAACCCAGGGGCCCGGCCACCAGCCCCGAGGGCCACTGCTCGGCCGCCACAGCGGGGCTGCGCTGGGGATGGGCCAGAGGCGGGCCGGCTGGCAGACAAGGTCCAGATG CTGCAGGCCACGGTGCATGGGGTGACCACAGAGGAGTGCCAGGCGGCCCTGCAGAGCCACGGCTGGAGCGTGCAGAGGGCTGCCCAGTATCTGAAG GTGGAGCAGCTCTTCGGGCTGGGTCTGCGGCCCAGAGGGGAGTGCCACAAAGTGCTGGAGATGTTCGACTGGAACCTCGAGCAGGCCGGTTGCCACCTTCTGGGCTCCTGGGGCCCTGCCCACCACAA acggagttcgctcttgttacccaggctggagtgcaatggcgtgatctcggctcaccgcaacctccgcctcctgggttcaggcaattctcctgcctcagcctcctga
- the TNK2 gene encoding activated CDC42 kinase 1 isoform X26 produces the protein MPAARRFPGLELSFPLLARLRRRLYTRLGGGSMQPEEGTGWLLELLSEVQLQQYFLRLRDDLNVTRLSHFEYVKNEDLEKIGMGRPGQRRLWEAVKRRKALCKRKSWMSKVFSGKRPEAEFPPQHSQSTFRKTSPIPGVPAGEGPLQSLTCLIGEKDLRLLEKLGDGSFGVVRRGEWDAPSGKTVSVAVKCLKPDVLSQPEAMDDFIREVNAMHSLDHRNLIRLYGVVLIPPMKMVTELAPLGSLLDRLRKHQGHFLLGTLSRYAVQVAEGMGYLESKRFIHRDLAARNLLLATRDLVKIGDFGLMRALPQNDDHYVMQEHRKVPFAWCAPESLKTRTFSHASDTWMFGVTLWEMFTYGQEPWIGLNGSQILHKIDKEGERLPRPEDCPQDIYNVMVQCWAHKPEDRPTFVALRDFLLEAHPTDMRALQDFEEPDKLHIQMNDVITVIEGRAENYWWRGQNTRTLCVGPFPRNVVTSVAGLSAQDISQPLQNSFIHTGHGDSDPRHCWGFPDRIDELYLGNPMDPPDLLSVELSTSRPTQHLGRVKREPPPRPPQPAFFTQKPTYDPVSEDQDPLSSDFKRLGLRKSGLPRGLWLAKPSARVPGTKAGRGSGAEVTLIDFGEEPVVPALRPYTPSLAQLAMDACSLLDKTPPQSPTRALPRPLHPTPVVDWDARPLPPPPAYDDVAQDEDDFEVCSINSSLVGTGVPAGPSQGETNYAFVPEQARLPPPLEDNLFLLPQGGGKPPSSAQTEEIFQALQQECMRQLQVPAGSTAPSPSPGGDDKPQVPPRVPIPPRPTRPHLDLSPASSGEEETGRWPGPASPPRVPPREPLSPPGSRTPSPLVPPGSSPLPPRLSSSPGKTMPTTQSFASDPKYATPQVIQAPGPRASPCILPIVRDGKKVSSTHYYLLPERPSYLERYQRFLREAQSPEEPAPLPVPLLLPPPSTPAPAAPTATVRPMPQAALDPKANFSTNNSNPGARPPAPRATARPPQRGCAGDGPEAGRLADKVQMLQATVHGVTTEECQAALQSHGWSVQRAAQYLKVEQLFGLGLRPRGECHKVLEMFDWNLEQAGCHLLGSWGPAHHKR, from the exons AGGCTCGGAGGCGGCAGCATGCAGCCAGAGGAGGGCACAGGCTGGCTGCTGGAGCTGCTGTCCGAGGTGCAGCTGCAACAGTACTTCCTGCGGCTCCGAGACGACCTCAACGTCACCCGGCTGTCCCACTTTGAGTATGTCAAGAATGAGGACCTGGAGAAGATTGGCATGGGCCGGCCTG GCCAGCGGCGGCTGTGGGAGGccgtgaagaggaggaaggcctTATGCAAACGGAAGTCGTGGATGAGCAAG GTGTTCAGTGGAAAGCGACCAGAGGCTGAGTTCCCCCCTCAACACTCTCAGAGCACCTTCCGGAAGACCTCGCCCATCCCTGGGGTCCCAGCAGGGGAGGGGCCCCTGCAGAGCCTCACCTGCCTCATTGGGGAGAAGGACCTGCGCCTCCTGGAGAAGCTGGGCGATGGCTCTTTTGGCGTTGTGCGCAGAGGCGAGTGGGACGCGCCCTCAGGGAAGACG GTGAGTGTGGCTGTGAAGTGCCTGAAGCCCGATGTGCTGAGCCAGCCAGAAGCCATGGACGACTTCATCCGGGAGGTCAACGCCATGCACTCGCTGGACCACCGAAACCTCATTCGCCTCTATGGGGTGGTGCTCATACCACCCATGAAGATG GTGACAGAGCTGGCACCTCTGGGATCGCTGTTGGACCGGCTACGTAAGCACCAGGGCCACTTCCTCCTGGGGACTCTGAGCCGCTACGCTGTGCAGGTGGCTGAGGGCATGGGCTACCTGGAGTCCAAGCGCTTTATTCACCGTGACCTGGCTGCCCGCAATCTGCTGTTGGCTACCCGCGACCTGGTCAAGATCGGGGACTTTGGGCTGATGCGAGCGCTGCCCCAGAATGACGACCATTACGTCATGCAGGAACATCGCAAGGTGCCCTTCGCCTG GTGTGCCCCTGAGAGCCTGAAGACACGTACCTTCTCCCATGCCAGCGACACCTGGATGTTCGGGGTGACACTGTGGGAGATGTTCACCTACGGCCAGGAGCCCTGGATCGGCCTCAATGGCAGTCAG ATCCTGCATAAGATTGACAAGGAGGGGGAGCGGCTGCCTCGGCCCGAGGACTGCCCCCAGGACATCTACAATGTCATGGTCCAGTGCTGGGCTCACAAGCCAGAGGACAGACCTACGTTTGTGGCTCTGCGGGACTTCCTGCTGGAG GCCCATCCCACTGACATGCGGGCCCTTCAGGACTTTGAGGAGCCGGACAAGCTGCACATCCAGATGAATGACGTCATCACTGTCATCGAGGGAAG GGCCGAGAACTACTGGTGGCGTGGTCAGAACACGCGGACGCTGTGTGTGGGGCCTTTCCCTCGCAACGTGGTGACCTCCGTGGCTGGCCTGTCCGCCCAGGACATCAGCCAACCCCTGCAGAACAGCTTCATCCACACGGGGCATGGTGACAGCGACCCCCGCCACTGCTGGGGCTTCCCAGACAGGATCGATGA GCTGTATCTGGGAAACCCCATGGACCCCCCGGACCTGCTGAGCGTGGAACTGAGCACCTCCCGGCCCACCCAGCATCTAGGAAGGGTGAAAA GGGAGCCTCCAcctcgcccacctcagcctgccttCTTCACTCAGA AACCAACCTATGACCCTGTGAGCGAGGACCAAGACCCCCTGTCCAGTGACTTCAAGAGGCTGGGCCTTCGGAAGTCAGGCCTGCCCCGAGGGCTGTGGCTGGCAAAGCCCTCAGCGAGGGTGCCAGGCACCAAGGCCGGCCGAGGCAGCGGGGCTGAGGTCACGCTCATCGACTTCGGTGAGGAGCCCGTGGTCCCGGCCCTGCGGCCCTACACACCCTCCCTGGCGCAGCTGGCCATGGATGCCTGCTCTTTGCTAGACAAGACCCCGCCTCAGAGCCCCACGAGGGCGCTGCCCCGGCCCCTGCATCCCACGCCTGTGGTGGACTGGGACGCACGCCCGCTGCCACCCCCGCCTGCTTATGACGATGTGGCCCAGGATGAGGATGACTTTGAGGTCTGCTCCATCAACAGCAGCCTGGTGGGCACAGGGGTCCCTGCTGGACCCAGCCAGGGCGAGACCAACTACGCCTTTGTGCCTGAACAGGCACGGCTGCCCCCTCCCCTGGAGGACAACCTGTTCCTCCTGCCCCAGGGTGGGGGCAAGCCGCCCAGCTCTGCGCAGACCGAGGAGATCTTCCAGGCTCTGCAGCAGGAGTGCATGCGGCAGCTGCAGGTTCCGGCCGGATCCAcggccccctcccccagcccggGGGGTGACGACAAGCCCCAGGTGCCCCCTAGGGTGCCCATCCCCCCTCGGCCAACGCGCCCGCACCTCGACTTGTCTCCAGCCTCCTCAGGCGAGGAGGAGACCGGCCGGTGGCCTGGACCTGCCTCCCCTCCCCGAGTGCCTCCCCGGGAGCCCCTGTCCCCTCCAGGCTCGAGGACACCCAGCCCCCTGGTACCACCTGGCAGCTCCCCACTGCCGCCCCGGCTCTCAAGCTCACCCGGGAAGACCATGCCTACCACCCAAAGCTTCGCCTCAGACCCCAAGTACGCCACCCCTCAGGTGATCCAGGCGCCTGGCCCACGGGCCAGTCCCTGCATCCTGCCCATCGTCCGGGATGGCAAGAAGGTCAGCAGCACCCACTATTACTTGCTGCCTGAGCGCCCGTCCTACCTGGAGCGCTACCAGCGCTTCCTGCGTGAGGCCCAGAGCCCCGAGGAGCCAGCCCCCCTGCCTGTGCCCCTGCTGCTGCCCCCACCCAGcaccccagcccctgctgccccCACGGCCACCGTTCGGCCGATGCCCCAGGCTGCCTTGGACCCCAAAGCCAACTTCTCCACCAACAACAGCAACCCAGGGGCCCGGCCACCAGCCCCGAGGGCCACTGCTCGGCCGCCACAGCGGGGCTGCGCTGGGGATGGGCCAGAGGCGGGCCGGCTGGCAGACAAGGTCCAGATG CTGCAGGCCACGGTGCATGGGGTGACCACAGAGGAGTGCCAGGCGGCCCTGCAGAGCCACGGCTGGAGCGTGCAGAGGGCTGCCCAGTATCTGAAG GTGGAGCAGCTCTTCGGGCTGGGTCTGCGGCCCAGAGGGGAGTGCCACAAAGTGCTGGAGATGTTCGACTGGAACCTCGAGCAGGCCGGTTGCCACCTTCTGGGCTCCTGGGGCCCTGCCCACCACAA gcgcTGA